One Vicia villosa cultivar HV-30 ecotype Madison, WI linkage group LG5, Vvil1.0, whole genome shotgun sequence genomic window, GTCCATCCTTCCAAACGATTCTTCATTTTCAACACGAGAGGATTCCAAGTCGCTTCCTTCCTCGGATTGAAACCTATCGGAATGCCAAGAAAATAAAAGTTACTCCTTTCTTACAAGAAAGAAAGTGAGACACCGCATCCAAGAAATGAGGATTAGCATTAATTCCAATTAATTTGCTTTTATGGAAGTTGATTCCTAGCCCCGACACCAATTCGAAAGCCCGAAGCACCACTTTCAAGGCCCTAACATGCTTCTAATTACCATCCCCCACAATCaacgtatcatccgcaaattggagaatgtCAACCCAACAAGCCTCCTTAATAGCAAATCTTTGGAACTCTCCTACATCGATAGATTGTTTAACAAGGCCCGTTAAACCTTCCGCCACTAGAACAAAAAGAAACGGAGAAAGAGGGTCTCCTTGTCTCAAACCCTTGTGAATAATAAACTCCTTCATAGGACTTCCATTAACAAGCACCGACATCTTGCTATTGAAAATCAACAATTCCATCCAACTTATCCATCTAGCACCAAATCCCATTCTTTTAAGCATATACCTCCAATAACTCCAACTAACCTTATCATAGGCCttctcaaaatccactttaaaaagcacacaattttttccttcttttctagcATAATCCACTACCTCATTCGCCACaaggaccccatccaacaattgtCTCCCGGGAACAAAGGCACTTTGAGAAGGGGAGATGATGTAGTTAAGCACACCTTTTAATCTTCCTGCCAAGAGTTTAGTCGCCACCTTATACAAACAACCAACCAAACAAATGggcctataatcatccaaagACAAAGGATTTTTACATTTAGGAATAAGGGTTAAGAAAGATGATACAACCGCCTTTGAAATGGTTCTTCCTTcaaaaaaagaattaaagaaattaataaaGTCATCTTTTATAATATGCCAACACTTCTTTAAAAAGAGGAAAGAAAACCCATCCGGCCCCGGACTTTTAGCCACTCCACAATCCCAAACCGCCTCTTTGATTTCACTTTCCAAAAAAGGTTTCTCAAGCCCCGAAGCTTCTTCCGCACTAATGGCCTTGAAATGAATACCATCCAACGTCGGTCTAACATCTTCCTCTTCAAAGAACTTCTTCTCAAAGTGGTTAAACACCGCTTCTTGCACTTCCTCCACCGATTCCGCCACTCCCCCCGAATAGACAATTGGCCCAATATGATTAATCCTTCTTCTTTgtttcataactttgtgaaagaAACTGCTATTCGAATCTCCCTCTTTAAGCCAATTCACTCTATATTTTTGAAGAAGCATATTTTTTTTAATCCTCAAGTTCCTTCAAAACCTACAACAAGCTTCCCTCCTCAATTCAAGGTTCTCATTGAAAGTTAAATTATCATCCACCTCCAATTTCTCATCGGCTATATTCATGTCCCGAACCCCTTCCTCCATGTCCAACTCAATATTCCCGAAGACCTCCTTGTTCCACCACTTTAGTCTGTCTTTTAAAAGCCTAAGCTTTTCTTTTAGCACATAATCTCCATGGGTGCTCAATATTGACGTAGCCTTCGTAATGTAGTTACTCGTGAGCTGTGACTTAAAACTCCTCCAAGCCACACCAACATAAGTGATCCATTTTATGGCCAACTTCAAATCACCAGTAAACTCAAATGTCATCTACACATTAATATCAATAAGTATGTACTAATGTTTATATAAAGTAATattgaatcaatgaaatttaaaattaatacctAAACGTAAGTCCATATGCTCTTTTTCACCTCATCTGTCACATTGTTTTCAATCATCTATCTATATGCTGACTTTTCTATGTCCAAGGAATGCAACATAACTCTTAAAAAAAGAAGTATTAAGACCATGAAGAATCATATAAAAGGCTCTAAACTCGACCGAAAGTCTAGCACCTAACTTGTGGACTTTTTTTTAACCTAGTCATCATTGTGGCACCTCTTTTTTTCGATTCTCCGCCTACAGATTGAGAATCGTTTGTAACAGTTCTATTTGTAAACGTAGCTTCATCAAGATATAAAACAATCAACATTAGGACATAAACATCATTCACAATAGGATCAtcaacaaaaaatacaaaaacaacaaatacataaacaacaacaatggcatcatcaacaacaatgacatcaacaacaacaatggcATCACCAACAACAATTACATCAACAACAACGATGACATAGACAACAACAAATACATAAACCACAATAatgacatcatcaacaacaatggcAATATAAATATGACCTAATGGAAAATGAAATTATTGTAAATGCATGGGGAAATGGTGTACGCTCATTCTTTGAGTTACTCCTCAACAGCTAAACTGAAGGCTAGTCAAGAACAGTGTCGGCTCCTTCCCGAGAGTATGAAAGCACATATTATGTTAAAATGGTGTTGGCTCCTTCACTGAGTTCCTCCTCAACCGACGATGTTAAATGCTTCGTTAGGGATTCTACTGATTTTGTTTCTTTAGGGTTGCAATGGTGTTGTTTGATTTAGGGTTGCGATGTCATATATTTGTCAGGGGTTGATATGTGTTGTTTCATGAAGGAAATGAAAAATTGGAACTGAAGAGAGAAGTTAGTTAGCTTTGTTACCTTCAAGTGGATAATTCATATCTACACTGCTATTAATAAAAAACGTTGTGATATATAGTGAAATTTTATGAAAATTGCCAAGTTTTAAgaatttaaaatgttaaaaaagttAAAGAAAAATATACCAAAACTCTTTTCTTTAACAACCATGGTGATATAAGATTGACCTTAATGATAATTTATAATAAAGCGCCAGATTTTAtgacattaaaaattaataaaaatggaaaatatatgaCAATGGTTATCTTTAGGAACCTTGGTGatattactttattttttaaaataaaaatgcaagGCTTATCTAACATACAGAAGAAATCACGAATTAGTAGGGCTCAGATTCGAACTGACTTCCACGTATATGATATCACTACAGTTGATTTCATAAACCGTGGTAATAAAAAGAAAttgtttaattaaaaatgaaaaaatatataggcGCCAATAATTTATAGATATCATTACAGTTCCCTGGAGGACCAAGGTAAAGGTGGCGTCATTGtttgtattatttgtagtagtgagcAAATGAAATAATATATGCTCCCACAAAAGAATCCAACTCATGCATGGTTCTACGGGTGAAAATCAAGGTTTCAGTGGATATGGCGGAGTTGATGGATTTGGAGCGGTTGGTGGTTAAGGAGACGTAATCGAGGATAATGACGAGGATGAGGAGGAagaaaatgaggaagaagataatgAGGAGCGTGATTTTCACTCAGTAAAAAATTGCAACTAACGTCTTTACAAAATGAACATCTGCATTGCAAGTTTCCAGATGCATGGTTATTTTTAGAATTGTGACGTAATTTCTACTcagcaaattttaatttttttctatagtGACACCTATGAtcactaattattattaattacaaCATGGGAATTATGCCCCTCAAATATATTGTCATTGTAGGGGTTTTCTTGTGTTGTGAGGGATTTATGATCACCAGGTAAACCAGGTTTTTTTTGCAGTGTTATAATTATTAGTAAAgagttaaatttattaaaattgatatattaacttaaacaatttgactatatcaatttttttttcaataagcaatggaattaaaggagcaaaagggatgctccgcCCGAGAAAGAGAATTACAAGGTAAAACACAAGAGAGGTAGGGTATTCCAACCAAAATAATTACATAAAGGCGCCTTCTTATAAAAAGAGCCCAACCAATTCCACGAAATAATAAGAATCTCCGACATACACTCTAGAAAGCTAAAAGATTCCTCTTTGAAGATGATAGCATTACGCTTGAGCCACAAAGTCCAAATCGTCGCCAACCAAGCCACCGACAAAATAGCCCTCTTAAAAAGACAAGAAATCTTGTCACAATGATAGAGAAAGTCTTGGAATTCCTCTAAAGACAAGAAATCCCCAACTCCAAGCCACATATAAACCCGACGCCAAACTGTAATTGAAACATCACAATTCGAAAAAAGGTGAGTCCGAGATTCTTCCTCCTTCATACAAAGAACACAAAAAGATTCACTACCCTCATTTAAAATTCCTCGGCGCACTAAGAGGTCTCTAGTTGCAAGACGATTATGTATAAATCTCCAGCAAAAGAAAAGGACTTTGGAAGGAGCCTTGATATTCCAAAGATAGGAGAGAGCCCGAACTTTGTCCGCTAACAAATCCGGTCCCGACAGTTTAGCTTTTAGAAAGTCATAGCAAGATTTAACCGAGAAAATTCCATCTGGACCTAAAGACCAAGAGAAAGAATCTGGAACATCCTTAAGCAACTCCGTATTACGCAAGAGCTCCCCAAAAACGGTGGGAGACTGCTGCTCAGTACTGCTGGCGGCGGCTGTTCTGGAACCAACCTCTTCCGCTGTCAAACATCCACTGCTGCCACCCTGCTGCAGCTCATTAACAACACTGATCCAATCAGCTAAACCAGCCCCAACAGTCACGTTATCAGCCAGCGATGAAACAGAATTGGCTTGCTGGAAAATCGAATTCACATCCCACCTCCAGCCACTGTTGTGAAAAGAACCTGCAGAAGCAATATTAATAATATGGTCACAGGCCCTAGCAAACAAATTCGGAAAACTCGCCATCAAAGAGTGCTGTCCGATCCAATGCGCGTACCAAAAAGGAGTAGACTCCCCGTTACCCACACAAACATGGACTGAACTAGAAAAATTATCCAAGAGAAGATTATCATAATTGTCCGATGTGATTAAATCCCTCCACCAAATAGAATCATTATTATGCACCACCGAAGAATCTCCAACCAAAACTTTGAGCTTAATATTACCATATCGGGCTTCCAAAAAATCACGCCAAACCGCCTCTTTATCATTAAGgattctccacttccacttacTAAGCAAGGCCACATTCATGATCTCCATATTTTTGACACCCAAACCGCCTTCATTTCGGGACTTACAAACCGTATCCCAATTGACCCAATTAATGGAACGTTTCATCTCTCCACCTCCCCATAGGAATTTGCGTTGAATAGAACACACCTCATTCAACACCTTTTTAGGCGCCTTGTAAAAGGATAGCGTATAAATAGGTAACGCGTTAATAACCGAGTTAATGAGAGTTACCCTCCCCGCCATACTAAGATTGGAACCTTTCCACACCGATAATTTATTTTTGAACGACAAAATGAACTCTCTCCACATAGATAATTTCCTCGGACTATCTCCCACCTTGACACCAAGAAATTTAAAAGTAAGCAACCCCACCTTACAAGAGAGGAAACTCGCCGCGGCTTCCATAAACCAATCACCGGAATTAATCCCATATAAATTACTTTTGTGGAAGTTGATCCTCATACTGGACATCATCTCAAACCCTCTAAAGATCGCTTTTAGACTCCATAGGTTAGCCAAATCACACTCGGTAAAGATCAACATATCGTCCGCGAATTGGAGTAAATCCACCTCTTTACAATGATTAATCTTGAAACCACGGAAATCTCCCAATTCTTTAGCTTTTTTCATAAGGGCCGAAAGAACTTCCATCACTAGGACAAACACAAAAGGAGACAAAGGATCTCCTTGCCGAAGACCTTTCTCCACAACGAAGTCTTTAGTGGCGCTCCCATTAACAAGAATGGACGTAGTGTTGGAAAAAATGCAACCTTCCATCCATCTCCTCCATCTCCACCCAAACCCCATCCTTTTAAAAACATATCTAACGAAATTCCAACTCACCCTATCATAAGCCTTCTCAAAGTCGACCTTCAAAACCATACAACTCCGCTTCTCTCTTTTAGCCAAATCTAACACCTCATTGGCAATAAGCACACCATCCGATATATTTCTACCCGGTATAAAAGCCGTTTGATTAAACGAAACCACCTTACCCACCACACTTCTAAGCCTATTAGCCAACAATTTAGCCAATATCTTATACAAACTACCCACCAAACAAATGGGACGATATTCCTTCAAGGATTGAGGGTTTTTGGTTTTAGGGACAAGGGTAATAAAGGAGGACGTACAAGCTTTGGTGAGTTTCCCTTTTTCATGAAAGTCCCTAACACACTTGAACACATCCTCCTTCAAAATCTCCCAATTAAGTTTGAAGAACTCCAACGTATATCCATCCGGACCGGGGCTTTTGTCACCACCACAAGACCAAACCGCCTCCTTGATCTTAACTTCGGAGAATTCCCGCTCCAACCAAACCACATCATCACCCTCCAACCGATTCAAAAAAAGGGCTTCCGGAACCAgtctttcaaaatcttcttctttatagaagttttgaaaatagccATGAATCTCCTCTTTGATGTTAGAAACTCCTTCAACTCTACCCTCCTCTCCTTCCAACGAAGTAATTGCATTGCGTCTTTGTCTCTCTTTTATGGAATTGTGAAAAAACTTAGAGTTCCTATCCCCCTCCTTCAACCATAGATTGCGCGACTTAAGTCTAAGCATACATTCTTTTAAGTGCATGCCGCTCCAAAGATCGGCCGACGCATTTCTTCTAGCCTGAACCTCCACTTCGTTATCTCCTCCTATGTTCTCCTCTAACACCTTGTCCCACATGTTTATGCTATCCCTTGCCTCTTCCATCTTAAGGTCGACCCACCCAAAAATCTCCTTATTCCACCCTTTGAGAATCACTTTGAAACTCTTCATTTTCTCATAGAGCATAAAATCACCCCTTCCCGTTACAAACAACTTCTTCCATTCCAACTCCACAAATTCTTTGAAACCTTCATGTTTAAACCAAGCATTATTAAACCTAAACGGTTTCGGGCCCCAATCGAGCTTCCCCACACCTAACCGAATAGGGGCGTGGTCCGAAAAGTCTCTATTATCAATCCTTTGATCACAAACCTCCCAATCCTCAATAAGCTTTTTAGAAAGAAGAAATCTATCTATCCTACTAAAAGCTTTACCGTTATCTTTAAACCATGTGAATTTACCTCCAACGCAATTTACATCTATCAACTCCATACTATACACAAAGCTTCTAAACTCCTCCATACCTTTAGTACATCTAGACACTCCCTCACCCTTTCTTTCTTCCTTCCTTAGAACTTCGTTGAAATCGCCCACCACACACCATTCCTCCCCCCTCTATAACCTTTCAAGGATAAGATAGAATTCCAAGTACAAAGCCTTTCCGTCCTATTGCACGCTGCATAAACGATTTGACTATATCAATGAAATTGATGCAAACGATTTTATCCTATAAAAATATAATCAATAATAAGGATACAAATTAaaagattaaaagaaaaataatattttactatTTCATTAATGAAGACTAAGGTGGCCATAACcaattaattagtttaaaagCCGCAGACCGTTTACAGTTTTTTAATTTAAAGGCAGTTCCTAATTCCTATCATTAGCGACTAGGTTACAAGAGAATAGTTggcaatttaataatttaaaaggcGCAGTCATTTGACAGTTTAATAACTACAACCAGGTTAGAAGAGAACAATTTCCTCCATATTTGACTCCTAGCATAGCCACATACCATGTTTCATGTTGCCTATAAATTCTAATGACAGATCTGAATAgctacaacaacaacatacatacATCTCTTTGTTTCATAGATGGAGTTTTTGCTAAGTTCTATCATCCTCCTATTTCTATTACCATTCACTCTCTATTTTCTTATTTCTAAATGCACTAAAAACATTATCAAACTTCCACCAGGACCTACTCCTCTTCCTTTTATAGGAAACCTCCATCAATTAGGAAAAAAGCCACACAAATCCTTAGCCAAATTAGCTCAAATTCATGGTCCAATCATGAGTCTAAAGCTAGGTCAAGTAACAACCATAGTTGTATCTTCACCCAACATGGCCAAACAAATACTCCAAACACATGATAATCTCTTATCTAACAGAACCGTTCCCGGTGCTGTAAAAGTTCATGACCACCACAAATACAACATTGCATTCTTACCAATTGCACCTCTTTGGAGAGAGTTAAGAAAACTATGCAATAATCAATTATTCTCTAACAAAACACTCGATGAGAGTAAGGGAATCAGGCTTCAGAAACTGAATGATTGTCTCAACGATATTAACCAAAGTAGTCTTGTTAACGAAGCTGTTAATATTGGAGATATGGTTTTCAAGACATCCATTAATTTGTTGTCAAACACTATTTTCTCTGTTGATTTGGTTCAACCTGGTGAATCAGTTGGAGATTTCAAGGAGCTAATTGTGAATATATTGAAAGAGTGTGGAAAACCAAACATTGCTGACCTTTTTCCTGCGTTAAATATGTTTGACTTTGATCTACAAGGTATTAAACGCCGTAACGCTGTTCATGCTCAGAAGGTTTTTGATATCTTCCAACGTTTAATTGATGAAAGATTGAAGCTGAGGGAAGTACAAGGTTTTGACACAAACAATGACATGCTAAGTAAGTTGCTCAACATTGCTCAAGACAACAGCCAAGAAATGAGCATTGCCAAAATCACACATTTATCTCTGGTACTTTCCTGTctctttaatataaataaatgttgtttAGGAATTCCTTGACTAACCGTTGACACTCATTTGATAGTATATACTAATTGAATGTTGTGATTTTATCAGACTTTATTTATTGCTG contains:
- the LOC131607188 gene encoding geraniol 8-hydroxylase-like, giving the protein MEFLLSSIILLFLLPFTLYFLISKCTKNIIKLPPGPTPLPFIGNLHQLGKKPHKSLAKLAQIHGPIMSLKLGQVTTIVVSSPNMAKQILQTHDNLLSNRTVPGAVKVHDHHKYNIAFLPIAPLWRELRKLCNNQLFSNKTLDESKGIRLQKLNDCLNDINQSSLVNEAVNIGDMVFKTSINLLSNTIFSVDLVQPGESVGDFKELIVNILKECGKPNIADLFPALNMFDFDLQGIKRRNAVHAQKVFDIFQRLIDERLKLREVQGFDTNNDMLSKLLNIAQDNSQEMSIAKITHLSLTLFIAGTETISATLEWAMAELLKNEKLMSKAKQELEQIIGKGKPVEDSDIVKLPYLQAILKETFRLHPSVPFLLPRKANANVEIDGYTIPKDAQIWVNVWAIGRNSSVWENANLFSPERFLNSEIDAKGHNFELLPFGAGRRICPGIPLATKMLHLMLGSFINCFNWKLEDGMKIQDMNMEDKFGLSLEKSQPLRVVPERICN